One genomic region from Argentina anserina chromosome 2, drPotAnse1.1, whole genome shotgun sequence encodes:
- the LOC126782391 gene encoding receptor-like serine/threonine-protein kinase SD1-8, with amino-acid sequence MASIKREFLLIICLISSRTFFLLSSHALTDTLTPEETLTNNQTLVSAGRTFELGFFSDDFSGNHYIGIWFKADKNNVVWVGNREIPMSDSSGILHIRSGNLVYTDRRRVPWLLNSESVATAINTTATLLDTGNFVLKDEKSGIVLWQSFDNPTDTYLPGMKLGWSALNTNQPNFHAFVSWVGPQNPARGLFTLSTDRINLTTMQVWRGDNVQMDIGFWNGHELWFIFDNSSSENDYNFSRHSTADEAYFNFSGNKKYDLVWFVMASRGTLDQYFMVDGKISSVSHALCDNSTGRCLTSLPSMCEDGDSFSEVKGSLPSTFNIGAINMGGSDCETFCKSNCSCTAFASQQSDQECQLYYGSKQDLLKTIVKGPGIIHIRGTVATNGNRKWKLGLALAVPLAFLLVLIAVSLCCYLHWRKGHKEDSVPEGIINLGQVSLFQMTTNVSPVQQNALRGAHKMELGRQKDQDLPLFSFSTIQNATNYFAESNKLGEGGYGPVYKGKLLVEGQEIAVKRLSKVSRQGSVEFKNEVSVICKLQHRNLVRLLGCCIEAEESILVYEYMPNKSLDFFIFDSTKRLVLDWRKRVHIVEGIAQGLLYLHKYSRLRIIHRDLKTSNILLDSDMNPKISDFGMARIFGDNDTRGKTSRIVGTFGYMSPEYAMDGLFSEKSDVFSFGVILLEIISGKKNIAFFEADHTLNLLGKAWTLWREGAGMELMDSTLHASCSNNEVIRYIQMGLLCVQERAIDRPTMSDVVSLLSNQSFALPFPKEPAFLCQLSSTDADSSASRQRHYSQNDLTISQVHAR; translated from the exons ATGGCCAGCATCAAAAGAGAGTTTCTTCTTATTATTTGTTTGATATCATCCCGTACCTTCTTTTTGCTCTCATCTCATGCATTAACTGATACACTCACACCCGAAGAAACACTAACAAACAATCAAACCTTGGTTTCAGCTGGTAGGACTTTTGAGCTTGGCTTCTTCAGTGATGACTTTTCTGGCAATCATTATATCGGCATTTGGTTCAAAGCCGATAAGAACAATGTTGTCTGGGTTGGAAACCGTGAAATTCCCATGTCAGATTCCTCAGGTATTCTTCATATACGATCTGGGAATCTGGTTTACACGGATAGACGTCGAGTTCCTTGGCTACTCAATTCTGAAAGTGTTGCCACGGCCATAAACACAACTGCGACACTTCTTGATACTGGAAATTTTGTCCTTAAAGACGAAAAATCAG GTATTGTTCTATGGCAAAGTTTTGATAATCCAACTGATACTTATCTTCCTGGGATGAAACTCGGTTGGTCTGCGCTAAACACTAACCAACCAAACTTTCACGCGTTTGTATCTTGGGTAGGCCCCCAAAACCCTGCTCGTGGCCTTTTCACCTTATCCACGGATAGGATCAATTTAACAACAATGCAGGTTTGGCGAGGAGATAATGTTCAAATGGATATTGGGTTTTGGAATGGACATGAACTGTGGTTTAtttttgataactcatcaagTGAAAATGACTACAATTTTAGTCGCCATTCAACTGCAGATGAAGCGTACTTTAATTTTAGTGGCAATAAGAAGTATGACCTGGTCTGGTTCGTGATGGCTTCCAGGGGAACGTTAGATCAGTATTTTATGGTGGATGGGAAGATTTCTTCTGTGAGTCATGCCCTGTGCGATAATTCAACAGGGAGGTGCTTGACATCCCTACCATCTATGTGTGAGGATGGTGATAGCTTTTCAGAAGTTAAGGGATCACTGCCTTCTACGTTTAACATTGGTGCCATTAATATGGGGGGTAGTGATTGTGAAACGTTTTGCAAGAGCAATTGTAGTTGCACTGCATTTGCTTCACAGCAAAGTGATCAAGAGTGCCAACTTTATTATGGGAGTAAGCAGGACCTATTGAAGACCATAGTAAAAGGGCCAGGGATTATTCACATCCGCGGTACTGTGGCTACAAATG GTAATAGGAAGTGGAAACTCGGGTTAGCTCTCGCAGTTCCTTTGGCTTTCCTCTTGGTTCTTATTGCAGTTTCCTTATGCTGCTATCTGCATTGGAGAAAGGGACACAAAG AAGATTCAGTACCAGAAGGCATTATCAATTTGGGACAAGTGAGCTTATTCCAAATGACAACTAATGTGTCACCAGTTCAACAGAATGCACTTAGAGGTGCACATAAAATGGAATTAGGCAGGCAGAAGGATCAAGATCTGCCCTTGTTTAGTTTTTCTACAATTCAGAATGCAACAAATTACTTTGCTGAGTCTAATAAACTTGGGGAAGGTGGATACGGGCCTGTCTATAAG GGTAAGCTCCTAGTAGAAGGACAAGAAATTGCAGTGAAAAGACTGTCCAAAGTTTCCCGCCAAGGGTCAGTGGAATTCAAAAATGAAGTCTCAGTGATTTGTAAGCTCCAACACAGGAACTTGGTTAGGCTTTTGGGATGCTGCATAGAAGCAGAAGAAAGTATACTAGTTTACGAGTACATGCCCAACAAAAGCCTAGactttttcatttttg ATTCAACCAAACGTTTAGTTTTGGACTGGAGAAAGCGCGTGCATATCGTGGAAGGGATAGCTCAAGGCCTTCTATATCTTCACAAATACTCCCGATTAAGGATCATTCACCGTGATTTAAAGACCAGCAATATCCTGTTGGACAGTGACATGAACCCAAAGATCTCTGATTTTGGCATGGCAAGGATTTTCGGAGACAATGACACTAGAGGCAAAACAAGCCGGATTGTTGGGACATT TGGTTACATGTCACCGGAGTATGCCATGGATGGTCTCTTTTCTGAAAAATCCGATGTGTTTAGCTTCGGGGTGATCCTATTAGAAATTATAAGTGGCAAGAAGAATATTGCCTTCTTTGAAGCCGATCATACCCTGAACTTACTAGGCAAA GCTTGGACTTTGTGGAGAGAAGGTGCTGGCATGGAGTTGATGGATTCGACACTGCATGCTTCTTGTTCGAACAACGAAGTTATCAGATACATACAGATGGGTCTTCTGTGCGTGCAAGAAAGAGCTATCGATCGACCAACCATGTCTGATGTAGTTTCTCTGCTAAGCAATCAGTCATTTGCTCTGCCGTTTCCTAAAGAGCCTGCATTTCTGTGTCAGCTAAGTTCCACTGATGCAGATTCATCTGCAAGTAGGCAAAGACATTACTCTCAAAATGATTTGACCATTTCACAAGTGCATGCAAGGTAG
- the LOC126782390 gene encoding receptor-like serine/threonine-protein kinase SD1-8 has translation MALPHIIISLIIFSSFFPFPFPFPCHAITDTLTISESLRDNQTLVSAGGVFVLGFFIDSSSGNHYLGIWLKADAKRVVWVAYREIPILDSSGVLQIRAGNLVISDRRQLQLIVNSGNVAATTKTSATLLDTGNLVLKDENTGNVTWQSFDVPTNTYLPGMKIGLFDLNTTQQSFQILTSWASPQNPNRGVFTLSIDRIDFTKIDVWRGDGLQMHIAFWDGHDLRFIFENTTVNNDYDFSYKSIDGYEAYYTFSHSRKYDLMWFVMASTGNLDQYFMVNGKITSVSHALCEDSGGGNSGKCLTSLPPMCGDTFNERNGSTGSLPSTVEVESIDIGASDCETLCKSNCSCTAYVSVQSDRSVCQLYYGSRQELMKIMEKGGGTIYYVRGSANTSGGKKWKRWLTVVLPVVFLSALISIFLFCYLRWRRGPKGSRREVIVISDEVRLFQIGSSNASPIQFDPARVANLMELNRSQKDQELPFFTFSDIKTATNDFAKANKLGEGGFGPVYKGRLLEGQNVAVKRLSELSRQGLEEFKNEVLVICKLQHRNLVRILGCCIEGEESILVYEYMPNKSLDSFIFNSAKRALLDWKKRIKIIEGIAQGLLYLHKYSRLRIIHRDLKTSNILLDSDMNPKISDFGMARIFGDNDTKGKTNRVVGTFGYMSPEYAMGGLFSEKSDVFSFGVIILEIISGKKNIPYFESDQDSLNLLGNAWNLWNEGKSMELLDSTLVASCSSSEVTRCLQMGLLCVQERAMDRPNMSNVAAMLSNQSFPLPFPNEPAFWSQLSSTDADTSSSRQRHYSTIDSTLTISEVHAR, from the exons ATGGCTCTTCCTCATATTATTATTAGCTTGATAATATTCTCAAGCTTCTTTCCATTTCCATTTCCATTTCCATGCCATGCAATCACAGACACGCTTACAATTTCAGAATCGTTGAGAGATAACCAAACGCTGGTTTCTGCCGGTGGTGTTTTCGTCCTCGGTTTCTTCATCGATAGCTCTTCAGGTAATCACTATCTGGGTATATGGTTGAAAGCTGATGCAAAGAGAGTTGTATGGGTTGCCTACCGTGAAATACCTATATTGGACTCTTCCGGCGTGCTTCAAATTCGGGCAGGGAATCTGGTTATCTCCGACCGCCGACAACTGCAGCTCATAGTCAACTCGGGAAACGTTGCCGCCACCACCAAAACAAGTGCAACACTTCTTGATACTGGAAATCTTGTGCTAAAGGATGAAAATACAG GTAACGTAACATGGCAAAGTTTCGATGTACCGACTAATACATATCTTCCGGGGATGAAAATTGGGCTGTTTGACCTGAACACAACACAGCAAAGCTTTCAGATTCTCACTTCTTGGGCAAGCCCCCAAAACCCTAATCGTGGCGTCTTCACCTTATCAATAGACAGAATTGACTTCACTAAAATTGATGTTTGGCGAGGAGATGGACTCCAAATGCATATCGCTTTCTGGGACGGACATGATCTCCGGTTCATTTTCGAAAACACAACCGTAAACAATGACTACGACTTTAGCTACAAGTCAATTGATGGATATGAAGCCTACTACACTTTTAGCCACAGCAGGAAGTATGACCTCATGTGGTTTGTAATGGCTTCGACAGGAAATCTGGACCAGTACTTCATGGTGAATGGGAAGATTACTTCTGTGAGTCATGCCTTGTGTGAAGATTCAGGTGGTGGTAATAGTGGAAAATGCTTGACATCTCTACCGCCTATGTGTGGTGATACATTTAACGAGAGGAATGGTTCCACTGGTTCGTTGCCGTCTACGGTTGAGGTCGAGTCAATTGATATCGGGGCTAGTGATTGTGAGACCTTGTGCAAGAGCAATTGTTCTTGTACTGCTTATGTTTCAGTTCAGAGTGATCGATCGGTTTGTCAACTTTATTATGGGAGTCGACAGGAGTTGATGAAGATCATGGAgaaagggggagggactattTATTATGTCCGTGGTTCTGCTAACACAAGTG GTGGTAAGAAGTGGAAAAGGTGGTTAACGGTCGTGCTCCCGGTGGTTTTCCTCTCGGCACTTATTTCAATCTTCTTATTCTGCTATCTACGTTGGAGAAGAGGACCTAAAG GAAGTAGACGAGAAGTGATAGTCATTTCGGATGAAGTGAGATTATTCCAAATTGGCTCCAGTAATGCTTCACCAATTCAGTTTGATCCAGCTAGGGTTGCAAATCTGATGGAATTAAACAGATCGCAGAAGGATCAGGAACTGCCATTCTTTACTTTCTCTGACATAAAAACTGCAACGAACGACTTTGCAAAGGCTAATAAACTTGGGGAAGGCGGATTCGGGCCTGTCTACAAG GGAAGGCTATTAGAAGGACAGAATGTCGCAGTGAAAAGGTTGTCCGAATTGTCGAGGCAAGGATTGGAGGAGTTCAAGAACGAGGTCTTAGTCATTTGTAAGCTCCAACACAGGAACCTGGTCAGGATTTTGGGGTGCTGCATTGAAGGAGAAGAAAGTATACTAGTTTATGAGTACATGCCCAACAAAAGCTTAGATTCCTTCATTTTTA ATTCTGCCAAACGGGCTCTTTTGGATTGGAAAAAGCGCATAAAAATTATTGAAGGGATTGCTCAAGGTCTTCTATATCTTCACAAGTACTCAAGATTACGAATCATTCACCGCGATCTAAAGACCAGTAACATTCTGCTGGACAGTGACATGAACCCgaaaatttctgattttggcaTGGCAAGGATTTTTGGGGACAATGACActaaaggaaaaacaaaccggGTTGTTGGTACATT TGGTTACATGTCTCCGGAATATGCCATGGGCGGCCTATTTTCTGAAAAGTCAGATGTGTTTAGCTTTGGGGTGATCATATTAGAGATCATTAGTGGGAAGAAGAACATTCCATATTTTGAGTCCGATCAAGATAGTCTAAACTTACTTGGCAAT GCCTGGAATTTATGGAATGAAGGCAAGAGCATGGAGTTATTAGATTCAACACTGGTTGCATCTTGTTCAAGTAGTGAAGTTACGAG GTGCCTCCAGATGGGGCTTCTGTGCGTCCAAGAAAGAGCCATGGATCGACCAAACATGTCGAACGTGGCCGCAATGTTAAGCAATCAATCATTTCCTCTGCCTTTTCCTAACGAACCTGCATTTTGGAGCCAGCTAAGTTCTACTGATGCAGATACATCTTCAAGCAGGCAACGACATTACTCTACAATCGATTCAACTCTAACTATTTCAGAAGTGCATGCAAGGTAG